Proteins from one Coregonus clupeaformis isolate EN_2021a chromosome 29, ASM2061545v1, whole genome shotgun sequence genomic window:
- the cdc5l gene encoding cell division cycle 5-like protein — MPRIMIKGGVWRNTEDEILKAAVMKYGKNQWSRIASLLHRKSAKQCKARWYEWLDPSIKKTEWSREEEEKLLHLAKLMPTQWRTIAPIIGRTAAQCLEHYEFLLDKAAQRDNEEDTADDPRKLKPGEIDPNPETKPARPDPVDMDEDELEMLSEARARLANTQGKKAKRKAREKQLEEARRLAALQKRRELRAAGIDAQKKRKKKRGVDYNAEIPFEKKPSQGFYDTSMELYDGLEPNFKRLRQQHLDGELRNEKEERERKRDRQKIKKKKESDLPSAILQTSGVAEFTKKRSKLVLPAPQISDAELEEVVKLGQASEVARQTAEESGITNSASSALLSEYSLSNSAMATGLRTPKTPAAQDKILQEAQNLMALTNVDTPLKGGLNTPLHQSDFSGVTPQRQAVQTPNTVLTTPFRTPGLGSEGSMTPQGGLTPKGPGTVTPGVTPGRTPLRDKLNINTEEQLADPAYARLLQRESREQLKLGLMSLPIPKNDFEIVLPENAETELEEMETETGYIEDASEIELRKQAARDAEQEKELKLRHTAVQRTLPRPSEVNESILRPMGTDPLSELQQAEEMIKKEMITMLHFDCLHHPPANQQRSKQRGPASTSNNAEHIAHLDRHPYKPISNEELAQASELLSQEMEVVRAGMGHGDLSMEAYSQVWEECYGQVLYLSAQSRYTRANLASKKDRIDSLEKKLEINRGHMTCEARRAARLERRLKVLLGGYQSRAVGLLKQHGELWEQVEQAATELHTFTELKKQEDTAIPRRQAALREDVERQQEREKELQQRYGDLLLEKEALLSVKY; from the exons ATGCCGCGTATCATGATCAAGGGGGGTGTATGGCGAAACACTGAG gATGAGATCCTGAAGGCAGCGGTGATGAAATATGGGAAGAACCAGTGGTCTCGTATTGCCTCCCTGCTGCACCGCAAGTCTGCCAAACAGTGCAAGGCCCGCtg GTATGAGTGGCTGGATCCCAGCATTAAGAAAACTGAGTGGtccagagaagaagaggagaagctACTCCATCTGGCCAAGCTTATGCCCACCCAGTGGAGGACCATTGCTCCTATCATAGGACGCACCGCTGCCCAGTGTCTGGAGCACTACGAGTTTCTACT agacaAAGCAGCCCAGAGGGACAATGAGGAGGATACAGCTGATGATCCCAGGAAACTGAAGCCTGGAGAGATCGACCCCAACCCTGAAACCAAGCCCGCTAGGCCTGACCCTGTGGACATGGACGAAG atgAGCTGGAGATGCTGTCTGAGGCCAGGGCTCGTCTGGCCAACACTCAGGGGAAGAAAGCCAAGAGGAAAGCCAGAGAGAAACAACTGGAGGAGGCCAG acGACTGGCAGCTCTACAGAAGCGCAGGGAGTTGAGGGCAGCAGGCATCGATGctcagaagaagaggaagaagaagagaggagtggaCTACAATGCTGAGATCCCCTTTGAGAAGAAACCTTCTCAG GGTTTCTATGACACTAGCATGGAGCTCTACGACGGTCTGGAACCAAACTTCAAACGCTTGCGACAACAACACCTGGACGGAGAGCTACGCAA tgagaaggaggagagggagaggaagagggatagACAGAAGATCAAGAAGAAGAAGGAAAGTGATCTTCCGTCAGCCATCCTGCAGACCAGCGGAGTAGCGGAGTTCACCAAGAAACGCAGCAAACTGGTGCTGCCCGCACCACAG ATCTCTGATGCGGAGCTGGAGGAGGTGGTGAAGCTGGGTCAGGCTAGTGAAGTGGCTCGTCAGACCGCTGAGGAATCTGGGATCACTAACTCCGCCTCCTCAGCCCTACTGTCAGAATACAGCCTTTCCAACAGCGCCATGGCAACTGGGCTACGCACCCCCAAGACCCCTGCCGCGCAGGACAAGATACTACAG gaggccCAGAACCTGATGGCTCTAACTAACGTAGATACTCCTCTGAAAGGAGGTCTGAACACTCCTCTCCACCAGAGTGACTTCTCAGGAGTCACACCCCAAAGACAGGCAGTACAGACACCGAATACTGTACTGACCACACCTTTCAG AACCCCGGGTCTGGGATCTGAGGGCAGTATGACCCCCCAGGGAGGGTTAACCCCTAAAGGACCGGGTACTGTGACCCCTGGAGTAACCCCTGGGCGCACCCCTCTACGAGACAAACTCAACATCAATACTGAGGAACAACTAGCAGACCCTGCCTACGCTAGACTTCTG CAACGAGAGTCGAGGGAGCAGCTGAAGCTGGGTCTGATGTCGCTGCCGATCCCCAAGAACGACTTTGAGATCGTTCTACCAGAAAACGCAGAGACTGAACTGGAGGAAATGGAGACAGAGACCGGATACATAGAGGACGCCTCAGAGATAGAGCTACGCAAACAG GCTGCTCGGGATGCAGAGCAGGAGAAAGAGCTGAAGCTGAGACACACTGCTGTACAGAGGACTCTACCCAGACCATCAGAG GTGAATGAGTCTATCCTGCGTCCGATGGGAACAGATCCTCTGTCAGAGCTGCAGCAGGCTGAGGAGATGATCAAGAAGGAGATGATCACCATGCTGCACTTTGACTGTCTACACCACCCACCAGCCAACCAACAG CGCAGCAAACAACGAGGCCCCGCCTCCACCTCCAATAACGCAGAACACATCGCCCACCTGGACAGACACCCCTACAAGCCAATCAGCAatgaggagctggcacag GCCAGTGAGTTGCTGAGCCAGGAGATGGAGGTGGTGAGGGCAGGTATGGGTCACGGGGACCTGTCCATGGAGGCCTACAGCCAGGTGTGGGAGGAATGTTACGGCCAGGTGCTCTACCTTTCTGCCCAGAGCCGCTACACCAGGGCCAACCTGGCCTCCAAGAAGGACCGCATAGACTCCCTGGAGAAGAAACTAGAG ATCAACCGAGGCCACATGACGTGTGAGGCCCGTCGTGCTGCTCGTCTGGAGCGCCGTCTCAag gTGTTACTAGGAGGATACCAGTCCCGTGCTGTAGGCCTGCTGAAGCAGCATGGTGAACTGTGGGAGCAGGTTGAGCAGGCAGCTACGGAGCTCCACACCTTCACTGAGCTGAAGAAACAAGAAGACACAGCGATACCCCGCAGACAAGcg GCTCTTAGGGAGGACgtggagagacaacaggagagagaaaaggagctTCAGCAGAGATATGGAGACTTGCTGCTGGAGAAAGAAGCTCTGCTGTCTGTTAaatactaa